From a single Armatimonadota bacterium genomic region:
- the rmuC gene encoding DNA recombination protein RmuC, with the protein MDAIAIVVAAVCGVLVGAGLVWFLLRGKDGVLRSEAEALRLRVEGLLTDRTKAEAEASGRSDRILQLELELNQAVEEREALRQRYHECDVELNTLKATLDERELSFEKQIKEIKSMESNLKESFKVLSSEALSKSTEELIKRYRDHDEEASKAKRAEIENLLQPVQKELKRLEEFNQKMDQERKLDSSSLGEQIKQLASGTGKLISALQGAGSAGRWGEVQLKRIVELAGMQERVDYVAQESIAGTDGVQRPDMQVFLPGGRTMVIDSKVPIQDLEAMEAADEDGRKALSMAVANKVMEYAKSLNKKDYAKLESAPDYVVMFMASESAFRMAVEGRPGLIEDVMNLNVVVATPSTLLSLLKAVNYGWRQEKLAKEAQNIQKWGKDLYDALVTMKGYYDDLGRKINAVGVSYNKFGGSLDRHVIPKARRMADAGLPVKEEVNETAVVEFSERELRAADFGALPESGGQLSLD; encoded by the coding sequence GTGGATGCTATAGCAATCGTGGTTGCGGCCGTTTGCGGTGTGTTGGTTGGGGCAGGTTTGGTTTGGTTTTTGCTCCGCGGGAAGGATGGGGTGCTGCGGTCCGAAGCCGAGGCCCTGCGCTTACGGGTTGAGGGTCTCTTGACGGATCGCACCAAAGCCGAAGCCGAAGCCTCTGGCCGCAGCGACCGCATCCTCCAGCTTGAATTGGAGTTAAACCAAGCCGTGGAAGAGCGCGAGGCACTCCGCCAGCGCTACCACGAATGCGACGTTGAACTCAACACGCTGAAGGCCACATTGGACGAGCGCGAACTCAGTTTTGAAAAGCAGATCAAAGAGATCAAGTCGATGGAATCGAACTTGAAAGAAAGCTTTAAAGTGCTGAGCAGCGAGGCTTTGAGCAAAAGCACCGAAGAACTGATCAAGCGGTACCGCGACCACGACGAGGAAGCCAGCAAAGCCAAGAGGGCGGAAATCGAGAACCTGCTGCAGCCGGTACAAAAGGAACTGAAGCGGCTTGAGGAGTTCAATCAGAAAATGGACCAGGAACGCAAACTGGATTCCAGTTCGCTGGGCGAACAGATCAAGCAATTGGCGAGCGGGACGGGCAAATTGATTTCGGCCCTCCAGGGCGCTGGGAGTGCCGGCCGCTGGGGGGAAGTCCAGCTCAAGCGGATCGTCGAACTCGCCGGAATGCAGGAGCGGGTTGATTACGTGGCCCAAGAGTCGATTGCAGGGACGGACGGCGTGCAACGACCCGATATGCAGGTGTTCCTGCCCGGCGGACGCACGATGGTGATTGACTCCAAGGTGCCGATCCAAGATTTGGAAGCGATGGAAGCCGCTGATGAAGACGGCCGGAAGGCTTTGTCGATGGCGGTTGCCAACAAGGTGATGGAATACGCCAAAAGCCTGAACAAGAAGGATTACGCCAAATTGGAATCCGCGCCGGATTATGTCGTGATGTTCATGGCTAGCGAATCGGCTTTCCGCATGGCGGTCGAAGGGCGTCCGGGGCTCATCGAAGACGTCATGAACCTGAATGTCGTCGTGGCGACCCCATCCACCCTCCTGTCATTGTTGAAGGCGGTCAACTATGGGTGGCGGCAAGAAAAGTTGGCCAAAGAGGCGCAAAACATCCAAAAGTGGGGCAAAGACCTCTACGATGCCTTGGTCACGATGAAAGGCTATTACGACGACCTGGGCCGCAAGATCAACGCCGTCGGGGTCAGTTACAACAAGTTTGGGGGGTCGTTGGACCGCCACGTGATCCCCAAAGCCCGACGGATGGCCGATGCCGGGCTTCCGGTCAAAGAGGAAGTCAACGAGACGGCGGTGGTCGAGTTCTCCGAAAGGGAACTCCGGGCGGCTGACTTTGGCGCCCTGCCGGAATCAGGCGGACAGTTGAGCCTGGACTAG
- the prpB gene encoding methylisocitrate lyase: MLHPPLKSPGAKLRDLWQSGIVTMPGAFSALTALAAYKQGAQAVYLSGGAITNNVTGLPDIAVITPEEMSGTAARACQVAPVPIICDADTGFGDVWNVARTVIEMERAGLAGIHLEDQVSPKRCGHLDGKDVIERSAMESKIRAAVAHKSDPTFLIVARTDARSVMGLPEAIERAKAYVQAGADAIFPEGLASEQEFSDFRSALPEVPLLANMTEFGKTPLISSARFNELGYQMVIFPVTALRVMLKSVEEFYADLLATGTQAGWIDRMRTRHDLYETIDYSTFSARDLEFNNPG; the protein is encoded by the coding sequence ATGCTCCACCCCCCGCTGAAGTCTCCCGGCGCCAAACTCCGCGACCTGTGGCAAAGCGGGATCGTGACCATGCCCGGGGCCTTTAGTGCCCTCACCGCTTTGGCGGCGTACAAGCAGGGGGCCCAGGCGGTCTACCTGAGCGGGGGGGCCATCACCAACAACGTCACCGGCCTGCCCGACATCGCCGTCATCACGCCCGAGGAAATGTCCGGCACCGCCGCCCGAGCCTGCCAAGTGGCGCCTGTTCCCATCATCTGTGACGCCGACACCGGTTTTGGCGACGTGTGGAACGTCGCCCGAACAGTCATCGAAATGGAAAGGGCCGGGCTTGCCGGCATCCACTTAGAAGACCAAGTCTCACCCAAAAGGTGCGGGCACCTGGATGGCAAAGACGTCATCGAGCGGTCGGCAATGGAATCGAAAATCCGGGCGGCCGTCGCCCACAAATCCGATCCGACATTCCTGATCGTCGCCCGGACCGATGCCCGCTCGGTCATGGGACTCCCCGAAGCCATTGAGCGGGCCAAAGCCTACGTGCAGGCCGGAGCCGATGCCATCTTTCCCGAGGGGTTGGCTTCCGAACAGGAATTCTCCGATTTCCGAAGCGCCTTGCCCGAGGTGCCGCTGCTGGCCAACATGACGGAATTCGGGAAAACACCATTGATCTCCTCCGCCCGGTTCAACGAACTCGGATACCAAATGGTGATTTTCCCCGTCACCGCCTTGCGCGTCATGCTCAAATCGGTCGAGGAATTCTATGCCGACTTATTGGCAACCGGCACTCAAGCCGGCTGGATCGACCGGATGCGGACCCGGCACGACCTATACGAAACCATCGACTACTCGACATTCAGCGCCCGCGACCTTGAGTTCAACAATCCCGGTTGA
- a CDS encoding citrate synthase (catalyzes the formation of citrate from acetyl-CoA and oxaloacetate), with protein sequence MSEKTYPDYSPGLQGVIGGITSISKITVEKSQLEYRGYNAHDLASKGSFEETAFLLIKGHLPTQAELDEFNATLDAEREIPSQVVDALRACAPGTHQMDLLKVAYSALSGYDPDYNQEDPTDHEANVRKAIRIVAKAPTIVTAAYRVANGKEPIAPKKGLKTAANFLYMLHGEEQDDYTVLVMDASLTLYAEHTYNASTFACRVCVATLSDLYSGIVTGIGTLKGPLHGGANEEAMRMLMEIGTPENAEPWLRDALATKKKIMGFGHREYKVGDGRAIYLTEVAKEIGRRKGNTNWGDIADIMEKIMREEKGIYPNVDFPAAYAYYLLGIPIDLYTPIFVMARVSGWSAHAIEQLDDNRLIRPSCIYEGASDLEYPPIATRG encoded by the coding sequence ATGAGCGAAAAAACGTATCCCGACTACAGCCCCGGACTGCAAGGTGTCATCGGCGGCATCACTTCCATTTCCAAAATCACGGTCGAAAAAAGCCAACTCGAATACCGCGGTTACAACGCGCACGACCTGGCAAGCAAAGGGTCGTTTGAAGAAACGGCTTTCCTGCTGATTAAGGGCCACTTGCCCACCCAGGCCGAGCTCGACGAATTCAACGCCACCCTGGATGCCGAGCGGGAAATCCCCAGCCAAGTGGTCGATGCCCTGCGGGCCTGTGCCCCCGGCACCCACCAGATGGATCTTCTCAAAGTGGCCTATAGCGCGCTCAGCGGCTACGACCCGGATTACAACCAAGAAGACCCCACCGACCACGAAGCCAACGTCCGCAAAGCGATCCGCATCGTCGCCAAGGCGCCAACCATCGTGACCGCTGCCTACCGGGTTGCCAACGGCAAAGAACCCATCGCACCGAAAAAGGGGCTCAAAACCGCTGCCAACTTCCTCTACATGCTCCACGGTGAGGAACAGGATGATTACACCGTGCTCGTCATGGATGCCTCCTTGACCCTGTATGCCGAGCACACGTACAACGCCAGCACCTTTGCCTGCCGCGTTTGCGTCGCCACCCTCAGCGACCTCTATAGCGGGATCGTCACCGGCATCGGCACGCTCAAGGGCCCCCTCCACGGAGGAGCCAATGAAGAGGCCATGCGCATGCTGATGGAAATCGGCACACCGGAAAATGCCGAACCCTGGCTGCGCGACGCCTTGGCCACCAAAAAGAAGATCATGGGATTTGGCCACCGCGAATACAAAGTCGGTGACGGCCGCGCCATCTACCTCACCGAAGTCGCCAAGGAAATCGGGCGGCGCAAAGGCAACACCAACTGGGGCGACATCGCCGACATCATGGAAAAGATCATGCGGGAAGAAAAGGGCATCTACCCCAACGTCGATTTCCCCGCTGCCTACGCCTATTACCTCCTCGGCATCCCCATCGACCTCTACACACCCATCTTCGTGATGGCCCGCGTCAGCGGGTGGTCTGCCCATGCCATCGAACAGCTGGACGACAACCGGCTCATCCGGCCCAGCTGCATCTATGAAGGTGCCAGCGACCTCGAATACCCGCCAATCGCAACCCGCGGCTAA
- a CDS encoding glycosyltransferase family 9 protein: MSKPKALLITHPARLGDTILSIPLHRTLAANYELHSNAGEPYRFLFDELKGQVAFTDPQAPKTLGEIIKKARELRAEGFQTCFILRPSFRSALLCKLAKIPQRVGECTEGRGFLLTHKLPYSPDLAEFERMDKFAQLVGLSTDKTAHLPASPESLTKATAALQGATVGIVPGGTWPQKLIPTETLRQTIHHLVAQGHKVAMLGGPGDEIYCKPLKKEPLVDLVAKFKLSEMAGILKSIKLLITPDGGLSHFSVACGTPALIAFGPTPHKRWGYHIEPHKTIVAPGSNMERLTWAEFQPHVEEMLAKL; this comes from the coding sequence ATGTCCAAACCCAAGGCCCTGCTCATCACCCACCCCGCGCGCCTCGGGGACACCATCCTCAGCATCCCCCTCCACCGGACGCTTGCCGCCAATTACGAACTCCACAGCAACGCCGGCGAACCATACCGATTCCTTTTCGACGAGCTCAAAGGCCAGGTCGCTTTCACCGACCCGCAAGCCCCCAAAACCCTGGGCGAAATCATCAAAAAAGCCCGGGAACTCCGCGCCGAAGGGTTCCAAACCTGTTTCATCCTTCGGCCCTCGTTCCGCTCGGCCTTGCTGTGCAAACTCGCCAAAATTCCCCAACGGGTCGGGGAATGCACCGAAGGCCGCGGGTTCTTGCTCACCCACAAACTTCCCTATTCACCCGACTTGGCCGAATTTGAGCGCATGGACAAGTTCGCCCAATTGGTTGGCCTCAGCACCGATAAAACCGCCCATCTCCCAGCATCGCCCGAATCGCTGACCAAGGCCACGGCGGCTCTCCAAGGGGCCACCGTCGGCATCGTCCCCGGAGGCACGTGGCCCCAAAAACTCATCCCGACCGAAACCCTGCGTCAAACAATCCACCATTTGGTTGCCCAAGGTCACAAGGTCGCCATGCTTGGCGGCCCCGGCGACGAAATCTATTGCAAGCCATTGAAGAAGGAGCCTCTTGTGGATCTTGTGGCCAAATTCAAACTCTCCGAGATGGCCGGGATCCTTAAATCGATCAAACTCCTCATCACCCCCGATGGCGGCCTCAGCCACTTCAGCGTGGCTTGCGGCACCCCGGCCCTGATCGCCTTTGGGCCAACCCCGCACAAGCGGTGGGGGTACCACATCGAACCCCACAAAACCATCGTCGCCCCCGGCAGCAACATGGAGCGGCTCACCTGGGCCGAATTCCAACCCCACGTCGAAGAAATGCTGGCCAAACTATAG